In the genome of Chryseobacterium arthrosphaerae, one region contains:
- a CDS encoding porin family protein, with amino-acid sequence MKKALTGFFSFFIIAICAQIKFEKGYIISSDNTKKEVFIKNLGWVSNPNSFVYKTDEKSAETTGTPSVIKEFGIYNDVKYVTYNGDIDYSSDNITDLSSGKEPELRKASVFLKEIVTGNKNLYSYQGENVIRYFYADADSSIQPLIYKKYFFNGNSSQIAVNEEYIDQLKTIFPDDSNVQIQAGKTKYTGSDLKKIFRAYNAKVSGTSYEQSFSDSTKKSKFNLNIRPGLNFYSPVDIAGAYRNDGLPSKTGFRIGAEAELVLPFNRNKWSVVVEPTFSLYNNKATIRTSDDLYNMHVDNYSFISIPLSIRHYMFINDKSKIFINAGINFLTLKTSSSKDYAVDYDGYVFDRLKLSSSQSFKSAVFGIGFNYNNKYSIEARYNTSINMLEEKGPYADLKYTSLIIGYNIF; translated from the coding sequence ATGAAAAAAGCATTGACAGGCTTCTTTTCCTTCTTCATTATTGCCATCTGTGCACAGATTAAATTTGAAAAAGGCTATATCATCAGCAGTGATAACACTAAAAAAGAAGTATTCATCAAAAATCTGGGATGGGTAAGCAATCCTAACAGCTTCGTTTATAAGACAGATGAAAAATCTGCTGAAACCACAGGAACTCCATCCGTCATTAAAGAATTCGGGATTTACAATGATGTAAAATACGTTACGTACAACGGGGATATCGATTATTCATCTGATAATATCACAGATCTTTCTTCGGGCAAGGAACCGGAATTAAGAAAAGCATCCGTATTTTTAAAAGAAATCGTAACCGGTAATAAAAATCTATATTCTTATCAGGGAGAAAATGTCATAAGATATTTTTATGCCGATGCAGATTCTTCTATTCAGCCGCTAATCTATAAAAAATATTTTTTCAACGGGAACAGTTCTCAGATCGCCGTAAACGAAGAGTATATTGATCAATTGAAAACAATCTTCCCTGACGACAGTAATGTGCAGATACAAGCTGGAAAAACGAAATATACCGGCAGTGACCTTAAGAAAATTTTCAGGGCATACAATGCTAAGGTTTCGGGAACTTCCTATGAACAGTCGTTCTCTGATTCCACAAAGAAATCAAAATTCAACTTAAATATCAGGCCGGGACTTAATTTCTATTCTCCGGTAGACATCGCCGGGGCTTATCGTAATGATGGTCTTCCTTCAAAAACAGGATTCAGGATAGGAGCTGAAGCAGAGCTGGTATTACCATTTAACAGAAACAAATGGTCGGTTGTGGTTGAACCTACATTCTCTCTTTACAACAATAAGGCAACAATCAGGACTTCTGACGACCTTTATAATATGCATGTGGATAATTATTCATTTATCAGTATTCCGCTAAGTATAAGACATTATATGTTTATCAATGATAAATCTAAAATCTTCATCAATGCCGGTATTAACTTCCTTACGCTGAAAACCAGTTCGTCTAAAGATTATGCAGTAGACTATGACGGTTATGTATTTGACAGATTGAAATTGTCATCATCCCAAAGTTTCAAAAGTGCTGTTTTTGGAATAGGATTCAATTATAACAACAAATACAGTATAGAAGCAAGATATAATACCAGCATTAATATGTTGGAGGAAAAAGGGCCTTATGCCGATCTGAAATATACTTCCTTAATTATAGGATACAATATTTTCTAA
- a CDS encoding HD domain-containing protein: MKSTIDNTVKFVKEKLEGAEAGHDWFHIERVWKLATKIAETEDCDKDVVELSALLHDIADPKFHNGDETIAPKISREFLQSQEVSEETIEKVLFVIENISFKNRSQAPENPPVELKIVQDADRIDAIGAIGIARTFNFGGFKNNPMYDPAVQPNLGMSKEEYKKSNGTTINHFYEKLLLLKDLMNTEQGKKMAEERHNYMMNFLDQFYKEWNVD, from the coding sequence ATGAAAAGTACGATTGATAACACCGTAAAATTTGTAAAAGAAAAGTTAGAAGGAGCTGAAGCAGGACATGACTGGTTCCATATTGAAAGAGTCTGGAAACTGGCAACTAAAATTGCTGAAACCGAAGATTGTGATAAAGACGTAGTAGAGCTGTCAGCACTTCTTCATGACATTGCAGATCCCAAATTCCATAACGGTGATGAAACCATAGCTCCGAAGATTTCCAGAGAATTTCTCCAAAGTCAGGAAGTTTCTGAAGAAACAATAGAAAAGGTCTTATTTGTGATTGAAAATATTTCCTTTAAGAACAGAAGTCAGGCCCCGGAAAATCCACCGGTTGAGCTTAAAATAGTACAGGATGCAGACCGCATCGATGCCATTGGAGCGATTGGAATTGCCAGAACGTTCAATTTCGGAGGCTTTAAAAATAATCCGATGTATGATCCTGCGGTTCAGCCCAATTTAGGAATGTCCAAAGAAGAATATAAAAAGTCCAATGGTACAACCATCAATCATTTCTACGAAAAATTACTCCTTCTGAAAGATCTCATGAATACAGAACAGGGAAAAAAAATGGCCGAAGAAAGACACAATTATATGATGAATTTCCTCGACCAGTTTTATAAAGAGTGGAATGTAGATTAG
- a CDS encoding alpha/beta hydrolase family protein translates to MEKLILTTEDHASLAVHLFKPEKSNGKLLLINSATGVKQQVYFSFASYFSEQGFTVITYDYRGIGLSKPKDMRGFHSSMRIWGSRDYKTLTQYIRTNFPEYRKYCLGHSVGALILGMNEDSKMFDEFVFVGTQNAFVGNLRPKTKIEAYLGFGIVQPLTTSLLGYFPAHWFGLGESLPKNCAYDWRTLILNRKSTNRLLEKIEDYSKKLTQNVFVIRAEDDVWLTEKGVLSLLNNTYPNLKPKYRLVKTSESDKKEIGHINFFRSYNSKLWDIILNELID, encoded by the coding sequence ATGGAAAAACTAATACTTACTACAGAAGACCATGCTTCGCTCGCTGTCCACCTTTTTAAGCCGGAAAAAAGCAACGGAAAATTATTACTCATCAACTCGGCAACAGGAGTTAAACAGCAGGTATATTTTTCTTTTGCCAGCTATTTTTCTGAGCAGGGATTCACGGTTATTACCTATGACTATCGGGGAATAGGACTCTCCAAACCAAAAGATATGAGGGGCTTCCACAGCTCTATGAGAATATGGGGTTCCAGAGACTATAAAACACTGACGCAATACATCAGAACAAATTTCCCGGAATACCGGAAATACTGCCTGGGACATTCTGTAGGGGCATTGATTTTAGGGATGAATGAAGATTCCAAAATGTTTGATGAATTTGTTTTTGTAGGAACACAAAATGCTTTTGTTGGTAACCTGAGACCAAAAACAAAAATTGAAGCCTATCTGGGCTTTGGAATTGTTCAGCCATTAACCACTTCATTATTAGGATATTTCCCGGCACATTGGTTCGGACTTGGAGAAAGTCTTCCAAAAAATTGTGCATATGACTGGAGAACCTTAATTTTAAACAGGAAATCCACCAACAGACTGTTGGAAAAAATTGAGGACTATTCTAAAAAATTAACACAGAATGTATTTGTCATTCGTGCCGAAGATGATGTATGGCTGACGGAAAAAGGCGTATTGAGCTTACTGAACAATACCTATCCTAATCTTAAACCTAAGTACAGACTGGTGAAAACTTCCGAATCTGATAAAAAAGAAATCGGACATATTAATTTTTTTAGAAGTTATAACAGTAAACTCTGGGATATTATATTAAATGAACTGATAGATTAA
- a CDS encoding ribokinase — translation MNFSSEQPRIIVVGSSSIDLVLETEKLPLPNETVLAVNSDSYFGGKGANQAVGTARLGASVYFIGCVGMDPLGQQIMRNLVSENVNVGFVHETDKESTGTAYVTTSDGNAAIVVVPAANKYLNNDHIDEADKYFHTADLILVQLEVSMAVVEYTVRKAKKYGKKVGLYASPAMRVSEEILEQVDFIVAKSSELYTIFGEEKREDVLKKYFNKVFVRDDTNSTIYFDGTEMKYYRNDKDETVYKMGMGDAFTSGFAIALCHGNSIEECVKFGNEVSSRVSGGKGSQTGLPRISDFLS, via the coding sequence ATGAATTTCTCATCAGAACAACCCCGAATTATCGTTGTAGGTAGTTCATCAATAGACCTGGTCCTGGAAACTGAAAAACTTCCTTTACCCAATGAAACGGTTTTAGCTGTTAATTCAGACAGCTATTTTGGAGGAAAAGGAGCTAATCAGGCGGTAGGAACTGCCAGACTAGGGGCAAGCGTTTATTTTATAGGATGTGTGGGGATGGATCCTCTTGGGCAGCAGATCATGAGGAATCTGGTAAGTGAAAATGTAAACGTAGGCTTTGTTCATGAGACAGATAAAGAATCAACAGGAACAGCTTATGTAACCACCTCCGACGGAAATGCAGCTATTGTTGTAGTTCCGGCAGCCAATAAATACCTCAATAACGACCATATTGACGAGGCGGATAAATATTTTCACACCGCAGATCTTATACTTGTACAGCTTGAAGTGTCTATGGCAGTTGTAGAATATACCGTCAGAAAAGCCAAGAAATATGGTAAAAAAGTAGGATTATATGCTTCTCCTGCAATGAGGGTGAGCGAAGAGATTTTAGAGCAGGTAGACTTCATTGTGGCCAAAAGCAGCGAGCTGTATACTATTTTTGGGGAAGAGAAGAGAGAAGATGTTCTTAAAAAATATTTCAACAAAGTATTTGTAAGAGACGATACCAATTCTACCATTTATTTTGATGGAACAGAGATGAAATATTACAGGAACGATAAAGACGAGACAGTTTACAAGATGGGAATGGGAGATGCATTCACCTCAGGGTTTGCCATAGCACTTTGCCATGGAAATTCTATCGAGGAATGTGTGAAGTTTGGAAATGAAGTGTCATCAAGGGTTTCCGGAGGTAAAGGATCCCAGACAGGATTACCGAGAATCTCAGATTTTCTTTCTTAA
- a CDS encoding DUF4241 domain-containing protein, protein MKHIENIKKLFSRDFVENPLLESFEVGKIYLSSGKLVACDPLITNDMLPFTTEFPKGDFSVMLHKERESNCVAYAEIIFSHAEIKDWKLATTSGQNLKELAEGEVFGYPVESGMGCFMDVDTQNSLNVLEQKLYQNKGGDFMGIYEEFFHDYFFDENGAIDQYAFLKPAKDHPGTIFAFETGYGEGFYASYIAYDKDQLPVKIITEFIEIS, encoded by the coding sequence ATGAAACATATAGAAAACATAAAAAAACTATTCTCAAGGGATTTTGTGGAAAACCCGTTACTGGAAAGTTTTGAAGTAGGAAAAATCTATCTTTCCAGTGGAAAACTGGTAGCCTGTGATCCGCTGATCACCAATGATATGCTTCCTTTTACTACAGAATTTCCCAAAGGAGACTTTTCTGTAATGCTGCATAAGGAAAGAGAAAGTAATTGCGTGGCCTATGCCGAAATTATATTCAGTCATGCTGAAATAAAAGACTGGAAGCTGGCAACTACGTCGGGACAAAATCTGAAGGAGCTGGCAGAAGGGGAAGTCTTTGGATATCCGGTAGAAAGCGGTATGGGATGTTTCATGGATGTGGATACGCAGAACAGTCTCAATGTGCTGGAACAAAAACTCTATCAGAATAAAGGAGGAGATTTCATGGGAATCTATGAAGAATTTTTCCATGATTATTTCTTTGATGAAAACGGAGCTATAGATCAGTACGCTTTTCTGAAGCCGGCAAAAGATCATCCCGGAACTATATTTGCATTTGAGACAGGATACGGAGAAGGTTTTTATGCCAGTTATATTGCTTATGACAAGGATCAGTTACCGGTAAAGATAATTACTGAATTTATTGAAATAAGTTAA
- a CDS encoding valine--tRNA ligase — MQISEKYNPQETEQKWYKYWLENKYFHSEPNDKPPYTVVIPPPNVTGILHMGHMLNNTIQDVLVRRARMRGFNACWIPGTDHASIATEAKVVAKLKSEGINKSDITREEFLKHAWDWTHKYGGTILEQLKKLGCSCDWDRTRFTMEDNLSKQVIISFVDLYNKGMIYRGYRMVNWDPEAKTNISDEEVIFKEQNGKLYFLKYKIEGSEEFLSVATTRPETIFGDTAVCINPNDERYAHLKGKNVIVPIVNRVVPIIEDEYVDIEFGTGALKITPAHDINDYEIGQKHQLKMIDALDDDGNLNEHGLHYAGKNRFEVRKQIAKELEEKDLLLKAEDYVNKVGTSERTGAVIEPKISVQWFLKMSELAKPALDVVMDDEVKFYPEKFKNTYKHWMENIRDWNISRQLWWGQQIPAFYYGTGDEDFVVAETAEEALELAKQKTGNNELTTESLRQDQDTLDTWFSAWLWPMSVFEGLLDPDNKDINYYYPTSDLVTAPDIIFFWVARMIMSGLEYKKEVPFKNVYFTGIVRDKQRRKMSKSLGNSPDPIELMEKYGADGVRVGILLSSAAGNDLLFDEDLMLQGRNFMTKIWSAFRLINMWNHEDKPAAATDNQAIEWFENKLNKTIVEINDQFEKFRISDALHLIYKLIWDDFCGWYLEAIKPNYGEGISKEVYDKTVYFFEELMKLLHPFMPFQSEEIWQLISERSIDEALVIAQQKNADNFNEEIIKNFEITAELISGVRNYRQTKGISPREAVEVYTNASEFANEAIVRKLANVSEIHFGQKTDKPSFTFLVGATEVSIPLSENLDLGEEKAKTEEELKYLKGFLISVDKKLSNEKFVANAKPEIVEVEHKKQKDALDKIAILEEKLKSL; from the coding sequence ATGCAGATTTCAGAAAAATATAATCCACAGGAAACAGAACAGAAATGGTACAAATACTGGTTAGAAAACAAGTATTTCCATTCAGAGCCGAATGATAAACCACCATATACTGTGGTAATTCCTCCGCCAAACGTAACGGGGATCTTACACATGGGGCATATGTTGAATAATACCATTCAGGATGTTCTGGTCCGTCGTGCAAGAATGAGGGGGTTTAATGCCTGTTGGATTCCGGGAACAGATCACGCTTCCATTGCTACCGAAGCTAAAGTTGTTGCTAAACTGAAGTCTGAAGGGATCAATAAGTCAGATATTACCCGTGAGGAGTTCTTAAAACATGCCTGGGACTGGACTCACAAATACGGAGGAACTATCCTTGAGCAGCTAAAAAAGCTGGGATGTTCATGCGACTGGGACAGAACCCGCTTCACGATGGAAGATAACCTTTCCAAGCAGGTGATCATCAGTTTCGTTGATCTTTATAATAAAGGGATGATCTACAGAGGATACAGAATGGTCAACTGGGATCCTGAAGCAAAAACCAATATCTCAGACGAAGAGGTAATATTCAAAGAACAAAACGGGAAATTGTATTTCCTTAAATATAAAATTGAAGGTTCAGAAGAATTCCTTTCGGTTGCTACTACACGTCCTGAAACCATTTTCGGGGATACTGCGGTATGTATCAATCCTAATGATGAAAGATATGCACACCTGAAAGGGAAGAACGTAATCGTTCCGATTGTAAACAGGGTAGTTCCTATCATTGAAGACGAATATGTGGATATTGAATTTGGAACGGGAGCATTAAAAATTACCCCGGCACACGATATCAATGACTACGAAATCGGACAGAAGCATCAGCTGAAAATGATCGATGCTTTAGATGATGACGGAAATCTGAACGAGCACGGTCTTCACTATGCCGGAAAAAACAGATTTGAGGTAAGAAAGCAGATCGCTAAAGAATTAGAGGAAAAAGATCTTTTGCTAAAAGCAGAAGACTATGTAAATAAAGTAGGAACTTCTGAAAGAACAGGAGCTGTGATCGAACCTAAGATTTCAGTACAGTGGTTCCTGAAAATGTCTGAACTGGCTAAGCCTGCTCTGGACGTAGTAATGGATGATGAGGTGAAATTCTATCCTGAGAAATTTAAAAATACCTATAAGCACTGGATGGAAAACATCCGTGACTGGAATATTTCACGCCAGTTGTGGTGGGGGCAGCAGATACCTGCATTCTATTATGGAACCGGAGATGAAGATTTCGTAGTGGCAGAAACTGCTGAAGAAGCTCTGGAACTGGCAAAGCAGAAGACAGGAAACAATGAATTGACGACAGAAAGCCTTAGACAGGATCAGGATACATTAGACACCTGGTTCTCCGCATGGCTATGGCCAATGTCTGTATTTGAAGGACTTTTGGATCCTGATAATAAAGATATCAACTATTACTATCCTACTTCAGACCTTGTTACGGCACCGGATATTATTTTCTTCTGGGTAGCGAGAATGATCATGTCCGGATTGGAATACAAAAAAGAAGTTCCGTTCAAAAACGTTTACTTTACAGGGATCGTAAGAGATAAGCAGAGAAGAAAGATGTCAAAATCATTAGGAAACTCTCCGGATCCGATCGAATTGATGGAAAAATATGGGGCAGATGGAGTACGTGTAGGGATCTTATTAAGCTCTGCGGCTGGAAATGACCTTCTTTTTGACGAAGATTTAATGCTTCAGGGAAGAAACTTCATGACGAAAATCTGGAGCGCATTCCGCCTGATCAATATGTGGAACCACGAAGATAAGCCGGCTGCTGCTACAGATAACCAGGCAATCGAATGGTTTGAAAATAAATTGAATAAAACAATTGTTGAAATCAATGATCAGTTTGAGAAATTCAGAATCTCTGATGCATTGCACCTGATCTATAAATTGATCTGGGATGATTTCTGTGGTTGGTATCTTGAGGCAATCAAGCCTAATTACGGAGAAGGTATTTCTAAGGAAGTATATGACAAAACAGTATATTTCTTTGAAGAGCTGATGAAACTGCTTCATCCGTTTATGCCTTTCCAGTCTGAAGAGATCTGGCAATTGATTTCGGAAAGAAGTATTGATGAAGCACTTGTGATCGCTCAGCAGAAGAATGCAGACAACTTTAATGAAGAGATCATTAAAAACTTTGAAATCACTGCAGAATTGATTTCAGGCGTTAGAAACTACCGTCAGACCAAAGGAATTTCACCAAGAGAAGCAGTAGAAGTTTATACCAATGCTTCTGAATTTGCCAATGAGGCGATCGTAAGAAAGCTGGCGAATGTTTCTGAAATACATTTCGGACAGAAAACAGATAAACCAAGCTTTACATTCCTGGTGGGAGCTACCGAAGTTTCTATTCCTTTAAGTGAAAACTTAGATTTAGGGGAAGAAAAAGCCAAAACTGAAGAAGAACTGAAATATCTGAAAGGATTTTTAATTTCAGTAGATAAAAAACTTTCCAATGAAAAGTTTGTTGCTAATGCAAAACCTGAAATTGTGGAAGTGGAGCATAAAAAGCAAAAAGATGCTCTTGACAAGATTGCGATCCTGGAAGAGAAGCTGAAAAGTTTGTAA
- a CDS encoding DUF1573 domain-containing protein: MKKLIAGIALFGTFALASAQTITFDKTTFDYGTIKPNADGTRFFTVTNSGDKPLILSNVKPSCGCTTPEFSQDPIMPGKSAKIKVGYNTAIAGPFNKMIEVFSNDPANNRSVIYIKGNVDANAPEKVLTPAEQKEAAKAEKKAAKLAKKAAAK, encoded by the coding sequence ATGAAGAAATTAATCGCAGGAATTGCATTATTCGGAACATTTGCCCTGGCATCTGCACAAACTATTACGTTTGATAAAACTACTTTTGATTACGGTACAATCAAGCCAAACGCTGATGGTACAAGATTCTTTACAGTAACTAACTCAGGTGACAAACCTTTGATCCTTTCTAATGTAAAACCTTCTTGTGGATGTACGACTCCTGAATTTAGCCAGGATCCGATCATGCCAGGAAAATCTGCTAAAATCAAAGTAGGATACAACACAGCGATTGCAGGACCATTCAACAAAATGATTGAGGTTTTCTCTAACGACCCTGCCAATAACAGAAGCGTAATCTATATCAAAGGTAATGTAGATGCTAATGCGCCTGAAAAAGTATTGACTCCTGCAGAGCAAAAAGAAGCTGCTAAAGCTGAGAAAAAAGCTGCAAAACTAGCTAAAAAGGCTGCTGCAAAGTAA
- a CDS encoding polyphosphate kinase 2 family protein yields MDTNFSDDFQINGKFSIKKSSTAYNGKLTKEEGVQLLIKEKEKLRELQEKLYADGTQSLLVVLQAMDAAGKDSLIEHVFGGVNPQGCNVTSFKTPSSKEYSHDFLWRHYLALPQKGMIGIFNRSHYESVLVCKVHPEYNLSEKTWSSVKDFDDKFWENRYESIRNFEKHLSDNGTTIIKIFLNVSKDEQKKRLLDRINEQEKNWKFSAGDLPERALFGQYMTAYETAINETSKDHAPWYVLPADNKWFARLAAIQIIIETLEKMDLKYPTLSEKEKQSLVDAKNSLENE; encoded by the coding sequence ATGGACACCAATTTCTCAGACGATTTTCAGATCAACGGAAAATTCTCCATCAAGAAATCATCTACTGCTTATAATGGAAAACTTACTAAAGAAGAAGGAGTACAATTATTAATTAAGGAAAAAGAAAAGCTTCGTGAACTTCAGGAAAAGCTGTATGCTGACGGAACCCAATCTCTGCTCGTTGTACTTCAGGCGATGGATGCTGCCGGAAAAGACAGTCTGATAGAACACGTTTTTGGAGGGGTAAACCCACAGGGATGTAATGTTACAAGTTTTAAAACACCTAGTTCTAAAGAATACTCCCATGATTTCCTGTGGAGACATTATCTTGCGCTGCCTCAGAAAGGGATGATCGGAATTTTCAACCGTTCCCATTATGAGAGTGTTCTGGTATGCAAAGTACATCCGGAATATAATTTAAGCGAAAAAACATGGTCTTCTGTAAAAGATTTTGATGATAAATTCTGGGAAAACCGCTATGAGAGCATCCGTAATTTCGAAAAACACCTTTCTGACAACGGAACTACCATTATCAAGATCTTTTTGAATGTGTCTAAGGATGAACAGAAGAAGAGACTTCTGGACAGAATCAATGAACAGGAGAAAAACTGGAAGTTTTCTGCAGGAGATCTTCCGGAAAGGGCTTTATTTGGTCAGTATATGACGGCTTATGAAACCGCCATTAACGAAACTTCAAAAGATCACGCTCCATGGTATGTACTTCCTGCCGACAATAAGTGGTTTGCCAGACTTGCCGCGATTCAGATCATCATTGAAACACTGGAAAAAATGGATCTTAAATACCCCACTCTTTCAGAAAAAGAAAAACAAAGCCTCGTTGATGCCAAGAACAGCCTTGAAAATGAATAA
- a CDS encoding RNA polymerase sigma factor, which yields MNSREKEFAQLIKDNQGLIIKVSRLYTNSLEDEEDLFQEIVLQLWRSYDSFKGNSKISTWMYRVALNTAITLFRKKSKSLPTNELDINHKDFVEDDDEKQQQISLLYTVIKTLPNIERAIVMMYLDDLPYKDIAENLGITEVNARVKMNRLKKTLKEQMEKYA from the coding sequence ATGAATTCCAGAGAAAAAGAATTTGCACAGCTTATCAAGGATAATCAGGGCCTGATTATTAAGGTATCCCGTCTGTACACAAATTCTCTGGAGGATGAAGAGGATCTTTTCCAGGAAATTGTGTTGCAACTCTGGAGAAGTTACGATTCATTCAAAGGAAACTCTAAAATTTCCACATGGATGTACCGTGTAGCACTCAATACAGCCATTACTCTTTTTAGAAAAAAAAGCAAAAGTCTGCCAACGAACGAACTGGATATCAACCACAAGGATTTTGTGGAAGATGATGATGAAAAGCAGCAGCAGATATCGCTTTTGTATACTGTAATCAAGACTCTTCCTAATATAGAAAGAGCCATTGTCATGATGTATCTTGACGATCTGCCTTACAAGGATATTGCAGAAAACCTCGGAATCACCGAAGTTAATGCACGTGTAAAAATGAACAGATTAAAGAAAACCCTTAAAGAACAGATGGAAAAATATGCCTGA
- a CDS encoding MFS transporter, with amino-acid sequence MPEFDLDSFKKTWQEQPVQPKYDNREILQMLNRKSRNYVKYIFWISVVEFLFFSVLGLFYFFQEEESDSFRKVLERLGAQEAPEVENNFGHAYLAIKIMSLLITAYFVLKFYQNYRRIKIEENLKGLITRIIKFKKTVNAFILISIVLLLTFTFVLISFIFYTLSSQNIQPTNANLTIIIAGITISTLLAVSMIWVYYRLVYGSIIKKLDKNLKQLKEIDSQEN; translated from the coding sequence ATGCCTGAATTTGATTTAGATAGCTTTAAAAAAACATGGCAGGAACAGCCTGTCCAGCCTAAATATGACAACCGTGAGATTCTTCAGATGTTGAATAGAAAGTCACGCAATTATGTGAAATATATTTTCTGGATCAGTGTTGTAGAATTCTTGTTCTTCTCTGTTTTAGGCCTGTTCTACTTCTTTCAGGAAGAAGAATCAGACAGTTTCCGTAAGGTGCTGGAAAGACTGGGTGCCCAGGAAGCTCCGGAAGTGGAAAATAATTTCGGACATGCTTATCTGGCTATAAAAATCATGAGCTTATTGATTACGGCTTATTTCGTCCTGAAATTTTATCAGAATTACCGCAGGATCAAAATTGAGGAAAACCTTAAAGGGCTTATCACCCGGATTATCAAATTCAAAAAAACCGTCAACGCATTTATCCTGATCAGCATTGTATTGCTGCTTACCTTTACTTTTGTGCTGATTTCTTTTATATTTTACACATTAAGTTCTCAGAATATACAGCCTACCAATGCCAACCTTACGATCATTATTGCAGGAATTACCATCAGTACACTGCTTGCAGTATCTATGATCTGGGTTTATTACAGACTGGTATACGGAAGCATTATTAAAAAGCTTGATAAAAACCTTAAACAGCTTAAAGAAATAGATTCTCAGGAAAATTAA